The following coding sequences lie in one Sorghum bicolor cultivar BTx623 chromosome 6, Sorghum_bicolor_NCBIv3, whole genome shotgun sequence genomic window:
- the LOC8073011 gene encoding extensin gives MMGGKAALLLALVAVTLAVVEIQADAGYGYGGGYPTPTPKPPAKGPKPEKPPTKGHGHKPEKPPKEHKPTPPTYTPSPKPTPPPATPKPTPPTYTPSPKPKSPVYPPPPKASTPPTYTPSPKPPATKPPTYPTPKPPATKPPTPPVYTPSPKPPVTKPPTPKPTPPVYTPNPKPPVTKPPTHTPSPKPPTSKPTPPVYTPSPKPPKPSPPTYTPTPKPPATKPPTSTPTHPKPTPHTPIPKPTPPTYKPAPKPTPPAPTPPTYTPPVSHTPSSPPPPPPPPYY, from the coding sequence ATGATGGGTGGCAAGGCCGCTCTGCTGCTGGCCCTGGTGGCCGTGACCCTGGCCGTCGTGGAGATCCAGGCCGACGCCGGCTACGGCTACGGCGGCGGCtacccgacgccgacgccgaagcCGCCGGCCAAGGGGCCCAAGCCGGAGAAGCCCCCGACCAAGGGCCACGGCCACAAGCCGGAGAAGCCGCCCAAGGAGCACAAGCCGACTCCGCCCACCTACACCCCGAGCCCCAAgcccacgccgccgccggctaCTCCCAAGCCGACGCCGCCCACCTACACGCCGAGCCCTAAGCCCAAGTCGCCGGTCTACCCTCCCCCGCCGAAAGCCAGTACTCCTCCGACCTACACCCCGAGCCCCAAGCCTCCGGCGACCAAGCCGCCTACCTACCCGACCCCCAAGCCACCAGCTACCAAGCCTCCGACACCTCCTGTGTACACTCCGAGCCCCAAACCACCGGTTACAAAGCCTCCTACACCCAAGCCGACCCCGCCGGTGTACACGCCGAACCCCAAGCCACCGGTTACCAAGCCTCCGACACACACGCCGAGCCCCAAGCCTCCGACATCCAAGCCGACTCCGCCGGTGTACACACCGAGCCCCAAGCCACCGAAGCCGTCCCCGCCGACGTACACGCCGACCCCGAAGCCACCGGCTACCAAGCCGCCCACCTCAACTCCGACGCACCCTAAGCCGACGCCGCACACGCCTATCCCCAAGCCCACGCCGCCAACCTACAAGCCGGCACCGAAGCCGACGCCGCCGGCGCCCACCCCGCCGACATACACGCCGCCGGTGTCGCACACCCccagctcgccgccgccgccgccgccgccgccttacTACTAG
- the LOC8073012 gene encoding RING-H2 finger protein ATL73 encodes MMILKIFTAIQHNLRAGLKRMQPMQLPKWTLKKAGFVHKDMEYPRRTLLHTPFSGHPSSPSHPLDGAAATDSGAPGSNFDANIVMILAVLLCALICALGLNSIVRCALRCSSQIVVGPEPNQATRLAQSGMRRKALRAMPILVYSAGLKLNAANPMCAICLSDFEAGEHVRVLPKCKHGFHVRCIDRWLLARSTCPTCRQSLSRVQQKASGCSEASRAEPEPASARPVLVPLRPEGLVTPYDF; translated from the exons ATGATGATCCTTAAAATATTTACAGCCATCCAGCATAACCTTAGAGCTGGTTTGAAGAGGATGCAACCGATGCAGCTACCCAAATG GACTCTGAAGAAAGCTGGGTTTGTGCACAAGGACatggagtacccaagaaggacacTGCTGCACACTCCATTCTCTGGGCATCCCTCTAGTCCAAGCCACCCATTAGATGGAGCCGCGGCCACAGATAGTGGGGCTCCAGGAAGCAACTTCGATGCAAACATCGTCATGATCCTGGCTGTTCTTCTGTGTGCACTGATCTGCGCTCTTGGGCTCAACTCCATCGTTCGGTGTGCACTGCGGTGCTCGAGCCAGATAGTGGTGGGCCCTGAACCAAACCAGGCGACGCGGCTTGCTCAGAGCGGGATGAGGAGGAAGGCCCTCCGAGCCATGCCGATCCTGGTCTACTCGGCTGGGCTGAAGCTCAATGCTGCTAACCCGATGTGCGCAATCTGCCTGTCAGACTTTGAGGCAGGGGAGCATGTCAGGGTCCTCCCCAAATGCAAGCATGGCTTCCATGTCCGGTGCATCGACCGGTGGCTGCTGGCGCGGTCAACATGCCCAACATGTCGGCAGTCCCTGTCTAGAGTGCAGCAAAAAGCCTCTGGCTGCTCTGAGGCAAGCCGGGCCGAGCCAGAGCCTGCATCTGCTCGCCCTGTCCTTGTGCCGCTCAGACCTGAAGGTTTGGTAACTCCTTATGATTTTTAG